In Glandiceps talaboti chromosome 6, keGlaTala1.1, whole genome shotgun sequence, one DNA window encodes the following:
- the LOC144436501 gene encoding uncharacterized protein LOC144436501 has product MAMTSVPSFKVFHEPYVIANMFGKDRRIFLDQPPVPGCSYSDMVRSLQADYPGKTFVFGKDFPQNLHGNMANLPAGYIHTFLIRDPQKAGISHFQESMANLKSLRDKEVSIKNIAYYMNMLPMLELYHYVCDVLQQKPIVIESDDLVNSPREVVQKYCSQTGLPFHESMLSWKPGNTGDWFHKFLEQPFINYYSTAIESSSFLPPASVPKKTVREEFEVPEEILNVIESNRQIYAELIRNKIQV; this is encoded by the coding sequence ATGGCAATGACCTCTGTACCCTCGTTCAAGGTGTTCCATGAACCATACGTGATTGCCAACATGTTTGGTAAGGATCGGCGGATTTTTCTGGATCAACCACCCGTACCAGGCTGTTCGTATTCTGACATGGTACGCAGCCTTCAAGCCGATTATCCTGGAAAAACTTTCGTGTTTGGAAAGGATTTTCCACAAAATTTGCACGGTAACATGGCTAATTTACCAGCTGGATACATTCATACTTTCCTGATAAGGGACCCGCAGAAAGCAGGTATCTCTCATTTCCAGGAAAGCATGGCAAACCTGAAAAGTTTGAGGGATAAAGAAGTCAGTATTAAAAATATTGCCTATTACATGAATATGTTGCCAATGTTGGAACTTTATCACTACGTATGTGACGTATTACAGCAGAAACCGATAGTGATAGAATCAGACGATCTCGTCAATTCGCCTCGGGAAGTAGTCCAAAAATATTGTAGTCAAACAGGATTACCTTTCCACGAATCTATGCTCAGCTGGAAACCAGGAAACACTGGCGATTGGTTTCACAAATTCCTTGAACAACCGTTCATTAATTATTACTCTACAGCAATCGAGAGTTCGTCTTTCTTGCCACCAGCAAGCGTCCCCAAGAAAACTGTACGTGAAGAATTTGAAGTTCCAGAAGAGATTTTGAACGTAATAGAATCAAATCGACAAATTTACGCTGAACTCATTAGGAataaaatacaagtttaa